One Labeo rohita strain BAU-BD-2019 chromosome 12, IGBB_LRoh.1.0, whole genome shotgun sequence genomic region harbors:
- the anxa11b gene encoding annexin A11b, producing the protein MSYPGYPPAGGSYPPASGPYQQAPGGYPPQPGAYPPQGGYYPPQPGAYPPGAGYPPQAGGYPPQAGGYPAAPGGGFPPQAGGYPAAQPGTYPNMPPAGQPGGWGAQPGFGAPGGGMPQGYPGGPAPGQQPMPAYPGAPNPSMPGYGGGVPTGPTPPAAPAVNRGYRGTIKDAPGADPLRDVEVLRKAMKGFGTDENAIIELLGNRSNKQRVPLLAAYKTTYGKDLVHDLKSELTGNFENLVLAMLKSPSQFDASELREAIAGAGTDEACLIEILSSRNNAEIREITRIYKAEHGKSLEDAIISDTSGHFRRLLVSLSQGNRDERETVDISLAKQDAQKLYAAGANKVGTDESQFNAILCARSKPHLRQVFNEYQQMCGKDIEKSICSEMSGNLESGMVAVVKCIKNTPAYFAERLHKAMQGAGTKDRTLIRIMVSRSEVDMLDIRQEYLRLYGKSLYTAISGDTSGDYKKLLLKLCGGSD; encoded by the exons ATGAGTTATCCTGGATACCCTCCTGCAGGTGGAAGCTACCCGCCCGCCTCCGGCCCGTATCAGCAGGCCCCGGGCGGATACCCACCCCAACCGGGAGCTTATCCTCCCCAGGGCGGATACTACCCACCCCAGCCCGGAGCGTATCCCCCCGGAGCAGGATACCCACCCCAGGCCGGCGGATACCCTCCTCAGGCTGGCGGATACCCAGCTGCCCCGGGAGGAGGCTTCCCGCCACAGGCAGGAGGTTACCCCGCCGCCCAGCCCGGGACCTACCCTAACATGCCCCCTGCAGGCCAGCCCG GTGGATGGGGTGCCCAACCTGGCTTTGGAGCT CCAGGTGGAGGAATGCCTCAGGGGTACCCCGGGGGCCCGGCGCCGGGACAGCAGCCCATGCCAGCCTACCCGGGTGCCCCGAACCCGTCAATGCCCGGGTATGGAGGGGGCGTCCCGACCGGACCGACACCACCAGCCGCTCCTGCAGTCAAT agAGGTTACCGCGGTACCATTAAGGACGCTCCTGGTGCCGATCCTCTCAGAGACGTCGAGGTGTTACGGAAAGCCATGAAGGGCTTTG GAACCGATGAAAATGCCATTATCGAGCTTCTCGGCAATCGATCCAACAAGCAGCGTGTGCCGTTGTTGGCTGCGTATAAAACCACCTATGGCAAG gATCTGGTGCATGACCTGAAGTCAGAGCTGACAGGAAACTTTGAAAATTTGGTGTTGGCCATGCTGAAGTCTCCTTCGCAATTCGATGCCTCTGAACTCAGAGAGGCCATAGCG GGTGCAGGAACCGATGAGGCCTGTCTCATAGAGATTCTGTCCTCTCGTAATAATGCTGAGATTCGGGAGATTACTAGGATCTATAAGGCAG AGCATGGCAAATCTCTGGAGGACGCCATCATCAGTGACACGTCTGGACACTTCCGCCGTCTGCTCGTCTCTCTGTCTCAg GGTAATCGAGATGAGAGAGAGACTGTGGACATTTCTTTGGCTAAACAGGATGCCCAG AAACTCTACGCTGCAGGAGCGAATAAAGTCGGCACGGATGAGTCTCAGTTTAATGCGATTCTGTGCGCTCGCAGTAAACCTCATCTGAGACAAG TGTTTAATGAGTACCAGCAGATGTGCGGCAAAGACATTGAGAAGAGCATCTGCAGTGAGATGTCTGGAAACTTGGAGTCTGGAATGGTGGCAGTGG TGAAGTGCATTAAAAACACTCCTGCCTACTTTGCTGAACGTCTCCACAAGGCCATGCAG GGTGCAGGAACCAAAGACAGGACTCTGATCCGCATCATGGTGTCCCGCTCTGAGGTGGACATGCTGGATATCAGGCAGGAGTATCTGCGTCTGTACGGGAAGTCGCTGTACACTGCCATCTCT GGAGACACGTCTGGCGATTACAAGAAACTGCTCCTGAAGCTGTGCGGAGGAAGTGACTAA